The proteins below come from a single Mesobacillus jeotgali genomic window:
- a CDS encoding NUDIX hydrolase, translated as MKTMYFKMTIDGSNMDIYKNTIERIAVRAIIMKNNHILLVQSNTGDFKFPGGGVEKDESHEECLKREVKEETGYINCIVLDKIGTIIERKKDDFEKDALFQMTSHYYLCDLVSEEKDELQLDEYETVLDFTPKWVTLEEAIKQNESLIGKFGQNGWLKRETYVLKQLDEMQSINC; from the coding sequence ATGAAAACCATGTACTTCAAAATGACAATAGACGGATCCAACATGGATATTTATAAAAATACCATCGAGAGAATAGCAGTAAGAGCCATTATTATGAAGAATAATCACATTCTACTAGTTCAATCAAATACAGGGGATTTTAAATTTCCCGGTGGTGGAGTTGAAAAGGACGAAAGCCATGAGGAATGTCTGAAGAGAGAAGTAAAAGAAGAAACCGGGTATATTAATTGTATTGTCCTGGACAAGATTGGCACAATCATTGAACGGAAAAAAGATGACTTCGAAAAGGATGCATTATTTCAAATGACTTCACACTACTACCTTTGTGATCTCGTATCAGAAGAAAAAGATGAGTTGCAATTAGATGAATACGAAACGGTACTGGACTTCACTCCAAAATGGGTTACACTCGAAGAAGCCATTAAGCAAAACGAAAGCCTGATTGGCAAGTTTGGGCAAAACGGCTGGTTGAAACGCGAAACCTATGTATTAAAACAATTGGATGAAATGCAGTCTATCAATTGTTAA
- a CDS encoding MarR family winged helix-turn-helix transcriptional regulator, translating into MNDFLTLENQLCFAVYDAGSQFTKLYTKALDAFGLTYPQYLALLALWEKDGLTLKELGERLNLGTGTLTPMIKRMEANGWVKRERSTEDERKVSITLLPKAIEQKEKIVQKIAAELKLCNIEYEEYEQLMKQLNVLRGKLNTYNMS; encoded by the coding sequence TTGAACGATTTTTTAACATTGGAAAATCAGTTGTGCTTTGCTGTCTATGACGCGGGAAGCCAGTTTACCAAACTTTATACAAAAGCGTTGGATGCTTTCGGGCTCACTTATCCGCAATATTTGGCGTTATTGGCTCTTTGGGAGAAGGATGGGCTTACACTTAAGGAGCTGGGCGAAAGGTTAAACCTCGGCACTGGCACTTTGACTCCGATGATCAAACGGATGGAAGCCAATGGATGGGTGAAAAGGGAGCGTTCAACCGAGGATGAACGGAAGGTTTCCATCACCCTTCTTCCAAAAGCGATTGAGCAAAAGGAGAAAATCGTGCAGAAGATTGCTGCTGAATTGAAGCTTTGCAATATTGAGTACGAAGAGTATGAGCAATTGATGAAGCAGTTAAACGTTTTGCGGGGGAAATTGAATACGTATAATATGTCATGA
- a CDS encoding UPF0158 family protein, translated as MNIPVKLNDIIEEMEGQFEESHSLLNKKTGEIVLVTSEDLRAAEDEVPFDHLPEWEQENRMIAIDVVENFEHYIELPTKFELNEYEIIENFCLTVRGQQMQESLLRTIRGNGAFRRFKDKIIEFDMEEQWFSYRDECYKQIAIDWCQENKIDYIE; from the coding sequence GTGAATATACCAGTAAAACTTAATGATATAATTGAGGAAATGGAAGGACAGTTTGAAGAATCCCATTCATTATTAAATAAAAAAACGGGTGAAATCGTGTTGGTAACATCGGAAGACTTAAGAGCTGCAGAAGACGAAGTACCATTTGATCATTTACCTGAATGGGAACAAGAAAATAGAATGATTGCAATTGATGTAGTTGAAAACTTTGAGCATTATATAGAGTTACCCACTAAATTTGAGTTAAATGAATATGAAATAATAGAAAACTTTTGCTTAACAGTCCGTGGTCAGCAGATGCAGGAATCTTTATTACGGACAATCAGAGGAAATGGTGCCTTTAGAAGGTTTAAGGATAAAATAATAGAGTTTGATATGGAAGAACAATGGTTTTCATACCGTGACGAGTGTTATAAGCAAATTGCGATTGATTGGTGTCAAGAAAATAAAATAGACTATATTGAATAG
- a CDS encoding glutathione peroxidase — protein sequence MKTVYDFTVKKPNGQEQTLSDFEGRPMLIVNTASKCGLTPQFKGLQEMYDEYQEQGLEILGFPCGQFNDQEFDNIEETTEFCQLNYGVSFPMFAKIDVNGAKADPLFTFLKEQKGGVLTKDIKWNFTKFLVDRNGQVVKRYAPTTEPEKIKNDLVKLL from the coding sequence ATGAAAACTGTTTATGATTTTACGGTAAAGAAGCCAAATGGGCAGGAGCAGACTTTAAGTGATTTTGAAGGAAGACCAATGTTAATTGTCAATACTGCAAGTAAATGTGGCTTGACGCCCCAGTTTAAAGGGCTTCAGGAAATGTACGATGAATATCAGGAGCAAGGTTTGGAGATTTTGGGTTTCCCTTGCGGCCAGTTCAATGACCAGGAGTTTGATAACATCGAGGAGACGACTGAGTTTTGCCAGTTGAACTACGGTGTGTCATTCCCGATGTTCGCGAAGATTGATGTGAATGGCGCAAAAGCTGATCCTCTTTTTACCTTTCTAAAAGAACAAAAAGGCGGAGTTCTGACGAAGGATATCAAATGGAATTTCACAAAGTTCCTTGTTGACCGAAATGGGCAGGTGGTTAAGCGCTACGCACCAACTACTGAGCCAGAAAAAATTAAGAATGATCTTGTTAAATTACTCTAA
- a CDS encoding HIT family protein, which translates to MSDCFICNKHSGTIQTSGVAIYEDDYVYVGHIDRNGDPNYLGHIMIDLKRHVPTLGDMNMEEAKVFGMTMAKVSKALMESEGAEHIYSYVLGDAVPHLHMHLVPRYPGTPKEYWGPNAVYDWEGAPMGDNDDVVALCTRIRTYLENLADE; encoded by the coding sequence GTGAGCGATTGTTTTATCTGTAACAAGCATAGTGGCACTATCCAGACTTCTGGTGTGGCGATTTATGAGGATGATTATGTTTATGTTGGCCATATTGATCGTAATGGGGATCCTAATTATTTAGGCCATATTATGATTGATTTAAAAAGGCATGTTCCGACACTTGGGGATATGAACATGGAGGAAGCAAAAGTGTTTGGCATGACGATGGCTAAAGTGAGCAAGGCTCTCATGGAAAGTGAGGGTGCTGAGCATATCTATTCCTATGTGTTGGGGGATGCGGTGCCACATCTACATATGCACTTGGTTCCTCGCTATCCGGGCACTCCTAAGGAATATTGGGGACCGAATGCTGTGTATGATTGGGAAGGTGCTCCAATGGGTGACAACGATGATGTGGTTGCACTTTGTACCCGCATCAGGACATATTTAGAGAATCTTGCAGATGAATAA
- a CDS encoding protein phosphatase 2C domain-containing protein → MNKSSQEFSWVGSQEHFIDQQETFCHGKIVVGRYGGNSSAGQYKNEDGCLVWFNEQQDWEFSILLDAHNTAESAELIIKLFESAEAVIKHLLSSPANHLTFKKIEEKILSLFLSEEFLSACRNVTGETACLIVARKDQYVWWFSVGDCVLYLFHEELAAMGQYQLNQRQFYEWIGEVNTFELDVPCYSVGIRELRTGKNRLLLTTDGLIECPNEPYADPANIYQSFSETEEDESIIYLMLEKIKDQNVRDSTTILSWNVDVIKKAARPSDQ, encoded by the coding sequence ATGAATAAGAGCAGCCAGGAATTTAGCTGGGTAGGGAGTCAGGAACATTTCATTGATCAGCAAGAGACTTTTTGTCATGGAAAAATTGTGGTTGGCCGGTATGGTGGCAATTCGAGCGCTGGTCAATATAAGAATGAAGATGGATGTTTAGTTTGGTTTAATGAGCAGCAAGATTGGGAGTTTTCGATCCTACTTGACGCACATAATACTGCGGAAAGTGCAGAGTTGATTATTAAGCTATTTGAAAGTGCGGAGGCTGTTATAAAACATCTCTTGTCTTCGCCGGCAAACCACCTGACTTTTAAAAAGATTGAAGAGAAGATATTAAGCCTATTTTTATCAGAAGAATTCCTGTCAGCCTGCCGAAATGTTACTGGTGAGACAGCTTGCTTAATTGTCGCCAGGAAGGATCAGTATGTATGGTGGTTTTCGGTTGGTGATTGTGTGCTCTATTTATTCCACGAGGAACTTGCTGCAATGGGGCAGTATCAGTTAAACCAGAGACAATTTTATGAGTGGATTGGCGAGGTCAATACATTTGAATTGGATGTTCCTTGCTACAGTGTTGGAATAAGAGAACTGAGAACAGGGAAGAATCGGCTTTTACTGACCACAGATGGGCTGATTGAATGCCCAAATGAACCTTACGCAGACCCTGCCAACATTTATCAATCCTTTTCTGAAACTGAAGAGGATGAAAGCATCATCTATTTGATGTTGGAGAAGATTAAGGACCAAAATGTCAGGGACAGTACGACCATCCTTAGCTGGAATGTGGATGTTATTAAGAAAGCTGCTCGGCCGAGTGATCAATAA
- a CDS encoding acetamidase/formamidase family protein yields the protein MREAQQTVYVNEFTNGILDPEQEMLGPVKNGGHIIANTTPGCWGPMITPCIRGGHEVTKPVYVEGAEVGDAIAIRIKSVQVTSMGTSSGNDSPVEGRFVGDPFVAVKCPGCGELYPETKVVGTGPESVRCSKCGTDVTPFVFTNGYTIAFDSNRQVGVTLHKEAAEEAASQGRAFMNTPEKSVQNPIVAFAPHDLVGTVARLRPFLGQLGTTPGRALPDSHNAGDFGQFLVDAPHEYGITKEQLADRTDGHMDINRVREGAILICPVKVEGGGVYIGDMHAMQGDGEIAGHTTDVSGIVTLQTIVIKGLNIDGPILLPVGEDLPYLAKPITKKEKESAQNVAKQWGVRKLEESQPISFIGTGANLNEATENGLQRAAEAFGITVPEVMNRATITGSIEIGRHPGVVTVTFLAPTSYLDQIGLTHLVRDHYRELLEK from the coding sequence GTGAGAGAAGCTCAGCAAACAGTTTATGTGAATGAGTTTACCAATGGAATTCTTGACCCTGAACAGGAGATGCTTGGCCCGGTAAAAAATGGCGGCCATATCATTGCCAACACGACGCCAGGATGCTGGGGTCCGATGATCACACCATGTATCCGCGGAGGACATGAAGTAACAAAACCGGTATATGTTGAAGGCGCGGAAGTAGGCGATGCGATTGCCATACGGATAAAGTCCGTTCAGGTCACTTCAATGGGAACTTCCTCAGGGAACGATTCACCTGTTGAAGGCAGGTTTGTTGGCGATCCTTTTGTCGCCGTTAAATGTCCCGGCTGTGGAGAGCTTTATCCTGAGACAAAGGTTGTAGGCACAGGTCCTGAATCCGTTCGCTGCAGCAAATGCGGTACAGATGTAACCCCTTTTGTTTTTACAAATGGCTATACGATCGCGTTTGACTCCAACAGACAGGTGGGTGTCACTTTACATAAAGAAGCAGCCGAAGAAGCCGCCAGCCAGGGTCGAGCATTTATGAACACACCGGAAAAATCGGTACAAAACCCAATTGTCGCTTTCGCCCCTCATGACCTGGTTGGAACAGTCGCAAGGCTTCGTCCTTTCCTTGGCCAGCTGGGAACAACTCCCGGCAGAGCCTTACCGGATTCTCATAATGCAGGTGACTTTGGCCAATTCCTTGTTGATGCCCCTCATGAATACGGAATTACTAAAGAGCAGCTTGCAGACCGCACCGATGGCCACATGGACATAAACAGAGTCCGTGAAGGCGCCATCCTGATTTGCCCTGTAAAAGTAGAAGGCGGCGGAGTGTATATCGGGGATATGCATGCCATGCAGGGAGACGGTGAGATTGCAGGACATACGACAGATGTATCAGGCATCGTCACCCTCCAAACAATCGTTATAAAAGGGTTGAACATCGATGGCCCAATCCTGCTGCCAGTTGGCGAAGACCTGCCTTACCTGGCAAAGCCAATTACGAAAAAAGAAAAAGAATCTGCACAAAACGTAGCCAAACAATGGGGAGTGCGCAAGCTAGAGGAATCACAGCCAATCTCCTTCATCGGTACTGGAGCCAACCTGAATGAAGCAACCGAAAATGGATTACAACGGGCAGCCGAAGCATTCGGAATCACAGTTCCAGAAGTCATGAACAGAGCCACCATCACAGGCTCCATCGAAATCGGCCGCCATCCAGGAGTCGTCACCGTAACCTTCCTGGCACCAACCAGTTATCTTGATCAAATTGGGTTGACGCATTTGGTTAGAGATCATTATCGTGAGCTTTTGGAAAAATAG
- a CDS encoding GNAT family N-acetyltransferase, which produces MDKRKSAEDMVPVIKYWLENLANNHGFDVAIRYNGDLVGMIGVQFEWGNRAASIGYFISKDSEGKGIITISLKSIIKELFDRYSMNRIEIQCAANNLKSQGIPERLGFKKEGIKRAGQFLYDHYEDLIVYSLLRNEQT; this is translated from the coding sequence GTGGATAAACGGAAAAGTGCAGAAGATATGGTGCCGGTGATTAAGTATTGGTTAGAAAATCTGGCTAATAATCACGGGTTCGATGTTGCTATCAGATATAATGGTGATCTTGTTGGCATGATAGGCGTCCAGTTTGAATGGGGGAATCGGGCCGCGAGCATTGGCTATTTCATTTCGAAGGATAGTGAAGGTAAAGGGATCATCACGATTAGTTTAAAGAGTATTATTAAAGAGCTATTTGACAGATATTCCATGAATAGGATTGAAATCCAATGTGCAGCTAATAACCTGAAAAGCCAGGGGATACCTGAGAGATTAGGGTTTAAAAAGGAAGGAATCAAACGGGCGGGACAATTTCTATACGATCATTATGAGGATTTGATTGTCTATAGTCTTTTGAGAAATGAGCAGACCTAA